Proteins from one Mercurialis annua linkage group LG7, ddMerAnnu1.2, whole genome shotgun sequence genomic window:
- the LOC126656380 gene encoding uncharacterized protein LOC126656380 isoform X1, with amino-acid sequence MWFEGGGDSKMMGLRVIATHKRSKSHGSFPAKKRLEEDGIDCSADASHRIKLDMGQLKDSVKTNKKHSSKTVVQNSLKEEILQLETRLQDQFKVRHALENALGYRTSSNDNASDIPMPKPATELIKEIAVLELEVVYLEQYLLSLYRTAFDQQISSVSPSRNNERPKSPVTTPRVRRPDVPRLNITSKMENSSTQPACQSHENPWKETTGVGVEDKLVDSSVHRCHSTLSQRSAFPTRASPPEESFGRAVRACHSQPLSMMEYAQNASNIISLAEHLGTRISDHVPESPNKLSEDMIKCMSAIFCKLSDPPLTHNGLSSPNSSLSSISAYSPQDQSELWSPGFRNNSSFDVRLDNPFLVEGLKEFSGPYSTMVEVPWIYRDSQKLGDVEHLLQNFRSLVCRLEDVDPRKLTHEEKLAFWINIHNVLVMHAFLAYGIPQNNVKRLFLLLKAAYNIGGHTISADTIQISILGCRMSRPGQWLRLLLPSKSKFKTGDERQAYAIEHPEPLLHFALCSGSHSDPAVRVYTPKRVIHDLEAAKEEYIRATFGVRKDQKILLPKIVETYTKDAGLCQVGLIEMIQQTLPESLRKSIKKCRLGKSRKSIEWIPHSFTFRYLISKDLIR; translated from the exons ATGTGGTTTGAAGGTGGTGGAGACAGTAAAATGATGGGGTTGAGAGTGATTGCAACACACAAGCGTTCAAAGAG CCATGGCAGCTTCCCTGCTAAGAAAAGACTTGAAGAAGATGGAATAGACTGTTCCGCTGATGCATCACACCGCATAAAGCTG GATATGGGCCAGTTAAAGGACTCTGTCAAAACCAATAAGAAACATTCTTCTAAGACTGTGGTTCAAAATTCTTTGAAGGAAGAG ATACTGCAGCTTGAGACACGCTTACAAGATCAGTTTAAGGTCCGTCATGCCCTCGAAAATGCACTGGGCTATAGGACTTCATCCAATGACAATGCATCTGATATACCAATGCCTAAG CCAGCTACAGAATTAATTAAGGAAATTGCGGTATTAGAGTTGGAAGTTGTATATTTGGAACAATATCTTCTCTCCTTGTACCGTACAGCTTTCGATCAACAAATATCATCAGTTTCTCCATCTAGAAATAATGAAAGACCAAAATCACCTGTAACAACCCCAAGAGTGAGGCGTCCAGATGTTCCCAGATTGAATATAACATCCAAGATGGAAAATTCATCGACGCAACCTGCTTGCCAGTCGCATGAAAATCCTTGGAAGGAAACGACAGGTGTTGGAGTAGAAGACAAGCTAGTAGATTCTAGTGTTCATCGTTGTCACTCTACTCTATCACAACGGTCAGCGTTTCCAACTAGAGCTTCTCCACCAGAGGAGTCTTTTGGAAGAGCTGTACGAGCCTGCCACTCACAGCCATTGTCCATGATGGAG TATGCTCAGAATGCATCGAACATCATCAGTCTGGCTGAGCATCTTGGAACACGCATTTCTGATCATGTTCCAGAGTCACCTAATAAGCTTTCTGAGGATATGATCAAATGCATGTCAGCAATATTTTGCAAACTTTCTGACCCACCTTTGACACATAATGGCCTTTCATCTCCCAATTCATCTTTGTCATCAATTAGTGCATATTCCCCACAAGATCAAAGTGAGTTGTGGAGTCCCGGATTCAGGAATAATTCATCGTTTGATGTACGGCTGGATAACCCATTCCTTGTTGAAGGACTAAAAGAATTTAGCGGACCTTACAGTACAATGGTCGAGGTTCCATGGATTTACAGAGATAGTCAGAAGTTGGGAGATGTCGAACACTTGCTACAAAATTTTAG GTCACTTGTCTGCCGGTTAGAAGATGTTGATCCAAGGAAGCTGACACATGAGGAGAAGCTGGCTTTCTGGATTAACATACATAATGTATTAGTGATGCAT GCATTTCTTGCTTATGGGATTCCACAGAACAATGTAAAGAGACTTTTTTTACTCTTGAAG GCTGCTTATAACATTGGAGGTCATACAATCAGTGCAGATACAATCCAGATTTCCATCCTCGGATGCCGGATGTCTCGTCCAGGACAG TGGCTTAGATTATTACTTCCATCAAAGTCGAAGTTTAAGACCGGAGATGAACGACAAGCATATGCAATTGAACATCCGGAACCCCTTTTGCATTTTGCACTCTGTTCAGGAAGCCATTCTGATCCCGCG GTTCGTGTCTACACACCAAAGAGAGTAATTCACGATCTTGAAGCTGCAAAAGAAGAGTATATTCGGGCTACTTTTGGTGTGCGTAAGGATCAGAAAATCCTACTTCCAAAGATTGTTGAAACATATACAAAAGATGCTGGTTTATGTCAGGTTGGTCTTATTGAAATGATTCAACAAACTTTGCCAGAATCTTTAAGGAAAAGTATTAAGAAATGTCGGCTAGGAAAATCGCGTAAGAGCATTGAATGGATTCCTCACAGTTTTACGTTTCGGTATCTGATATCTAAAGATCTGATAAGATAA
- the LOC126656380 gene encoding uncharacterized protein LOC126656380 isoform X2: MWFEGGGDSKMMGLRVIATHKRSKSFPAKKRLEEDGIDCSADASHRIKLDMGQLKDSVKTNKKHSSKTVVQNSLKEEILQLETRLQDQFKVRHALENALGYRTSSNDNASDIPMPKPATELIKEIAVLELEVVYLEQYLLSLYRTAFDQQISSVSPSRNNERPKSPVTTPRVRRPDVPRLNITSKMENSSTQPACQSHENPWKETTGVGVEDKLVDSSVHRCHSTLSQRSAFPTRASPPEESFGRAVRACHSQPLSMMEYAQNASNIISLAEHLGTRISDHVPESPNKLSEDMIKCMSAIFCKLSDPPLTHNGLSSPNSSLSSISAYSPQDQSELWSPGFRNNSSFDVRLDNPFLVEGLKEFSGPYSTMVEVPWIYRDSQKLGDVEHLLQNFRSLVCRLEDVDPRKLTHEEKLAFWINIHNVLVMHAFLAYGIPQNNVKRLFLLLKAAYNIGGHTISADTIQISILGCRMSRPGQWLRLLLPSKSKFKTGDERQAYAIEHPEPLLHFALCSGSHSDPAVRVYTPKRVIHDLEAAKEEYIRATFGVRKDQKILLPKIVETYTKDAGLCQVGLIEMIQQTLPESLRKSIKKCRLGKSRKSIEWIPHSFTFRYLISKDLIR, translated from the exons ATGTGGTTTGAAGGTGGTGGAGACAGTAAAATGATGGGGTTGAGAGTGATTGCAACACACAAGCGTTCAAAGAG CTTCCCTGCTAAGAAAAGACTTGAAGAAGATGGAATAGACTGTTCCGCTGATGCATCACACCGCATAAAGCTG GATATGGGCCAGTTAAAGGACTCTGTCAAAACCAATAAGAAACATTCTTCTAAGACTGTGGTTCAAAATTCTTTGAAGGAAGAG ATACTGCAGCTTGAGACACGCTTACAAGATCAGTTTAAGGTCCGTCATGCCCTCGAAAATGCACTGGGCTATAGGACTTCATCCAATGACAATGCATCTGATATACCAATGCCTAAG CCAGCTACAGAATTAATTAAGGAAATTGCGGTATTAGAGTTGGAAGTTGTATATTTGGAACAATATCTTCTCTCCTTGTACCGTACAGCTTTCGATCAACAAATATCATCAGTTTCTCCATCTAGAAATAATGAAAGACCAAAATCACCTGTAACAACCCCAAGAGTGAGGCGTCCAGATGTTCCCAGATTGAATATAACATCCAAGATGGAAAATTCATCGACGCAACCTGCTTGCCAGTCGCATGAAAATCCTTGGAAGGAAACGACAGGTGTTGGAGTAGAAGACAAGCTAGTAGATTCTAGTGTTCATCGTTGTCACTCTACTCTATCACAACGGTCAGCGTTTCCAACTAGAGCTTCTCCACCAGAGGAGTCTTTTGGAAGAGCTGTACGAGCCTGCCACTCACAGCCATTGTCCATGATGGAG TATGCTCAGAATGCATCGAACATCATCAGTCTGGCTGAGCATCTTGGAACACGCATTTCTGATCATGTTCCAGAGTCACCTAATAAGCTTTCTGAGGATATGATCAAATGCATGTCAGCAATATTTTGCAAACTTTCTGACCCACCTTTGACACATAATGGCCTTTCATCTCCCAATTCATCTTTGTCATCAATTAGTGCATATTCCCCACAAGATCAAAGTGAGTTGTGGAGTCCCGGATTCAGGAATAATTCATCGTTTGATGTACGGCTGGATAACCCATTCCTTGTTGAAGGACTAAAAGAATTTAGCGGACCTTACAGTACAATGGTCGAGGTTCCATGGATTTACAGAGATAGTCAGAAGTTGGGAGATGTCGAACACTTGCTACAAAATTTTAG GTCACTTGTCTGCCGGTTAGAAGATGTTGATCCAAGGAAGCTGACACATGAGGAGAAGCTGGCTTTCTGGATTAACATACATAATGTATTAGTGATGCAT GCATTTCTTGCTTATGGGATTCCACAGAACAATGTAAAGAGACTTTTTTTACTCTTGAAG GCTGCTTATAACATTGGAGGTCATACAATCAGTGCAGATACAATCCAGATTTCCATCCTCGGATGCCGGATGTCTCGTCCAGGACAG TGGCTTAGATTATTACTTCCATCAAAGTCGAAGTTTAAGACCGGAGATGAACGACAAGCATATGCAATTGAACATCCGGAACCCCTTTTGCATTTTGCACTCTGTTCAGGAAGCCATTCTGATCCCGCG GTTCGTGTCTACACACCAAAGAGAGTAATTCACGATCTTGAAGCTGCAAAAGAAGAGTATATTCGGGCTACTTTTGGTGTGCGTAAGGATCAGAAAATCCTACTTCCAAAGATTGTTGAAACATATACAAAAGATGCTGGTTTATGTCAGGTTGGTCTTATTGAAATGATTCAACAAACTTTGCCAGAATCTTTAAGGAAAAGTATTAAGAAATGTCGGCTAGGAAAATCGCGTAAGAGCATTGAATGGATTCCTCACAGTTTTACGTTTCGGTATCTGATATCTAAAGATCTGATAAGATAA
- the LOC126656380 gene encoding uncharacterized protein LOC126656380 isoform X3, with protein sequence MNLGVVIAKWTFSRSHGSFPAKKRLEEDGIDCSADASHRIKLDMGQLKDSVKTNKKHSSKTVVQNSLKEEILQLETRLQDQFKVRHALENALGYRTSSNDNASDIPMPKPATELIKEIAVLELEVVYLEQYLLSLYRTAFDQQISSVSPSRNNERPKSPVTTPRVRRPDVPRLNITSKMENSSTQPACQSHENPWKETTGVGVEDKLVDSSVHRCHSTLSQRSAFPTRASPPEESFGRAVRACHSQPLSMMEYAQNASNIISLAEHLGTRISDHVPESPNKLSEDMIKCMSAIFCKLSDPPLTHNGLSSPNSSLSSISAYSPQDQSELWSPGFRNNSSFDVRLDNPFLVEGLKEFSGPYSTMVEVPWIYRDSQKLGDVEHLLQNFRSLVCRLEDVDPRKLTHEEKLAFWINIHNVLVMHAFLAYGIPQNNVKRLFLLLKAAYNIGGHTISADTIQISILGCRMSRPGQWLRLLLPSKSKFKTGDERQAYAIEHPEPLLHFALCSGSHSDPAVRVYTPKRVIHDLEAAKEEYIRATFGVRKDQKILLPKIVETYTKDAGLCQVGLIEMIQQTLPESLRKSIKKCRLGKSRKSIEWIPHSFTFRYLISKDLIR encoded by the exons ATGAATCTTGGAGTAGTAATTGCTAAGTGGACCTTTAGTAGAAG CCATGGCAGCTTCCCTGCTAAGAAAAGACTTGAAGAAGATGGAATAGACTGTTCCGCTGATGCATCACACCGCATAAAGCTG GATATGGGCCAGTTAAAGGACTCTGTCAAAACCAATAAGAAACATTCTTCTAAGACTGTGGTTCAAAATTCTTTGAAGGAAGAG ATACTGCAGCTTGAGACACGCTTACAAGATCAGTTTAAGGTCCGTCATGCCCTCGAAAATGCACTGGGCTATAGGACTTCATCCAATGACAATGCATCTGATATACCAATGCCTAAG CCAGCTACAGAATTAATTAAGGAAATTGCGGTATTAGAGTTGGAAGTTGTATATTTGGAACAATATCTTCTCTCCTTGTACCGTACAGCTTTCGATCAACAAATATCATCAGTTTCTCCATCTAGAAATAATGAAAGACCAAAATCACCTGTAACAACCCCAAGAGTGAGGCGTCCAGATGTTCCCAGATTGAATATAACATCCAAGATGGAAAATTCATCGACGCAACCTGCTTGCCAGTCGCATGAAAATCCTTGGAAGGAAACGACAGGTGTTGGAGTAGAAGACAAGCTAGTAGATTCTAGTGTTCATCGTTGTCACTCTACTCTATCACAACGGTCAGCGTTTCCAACTAGAGCTTCTCCACCAGAGGAGTCTTTTGGAAGAGCTGTACGAGCCTGCCACTCACAGCCATTGTCCATGATGGAG TATGCTCAGAATGCATCGAACATCATCAGTCTGGCTGAGCATCTTGGAACACGCATTTCTGATCATGTTCCAGAGTCACCTAATAAGCTTTCTGAGGATATGATCAAATGCATGTCAGCAATATTTTGCAAACTTTCTGACCCACCTTTGACACATAATGGCCTTTCATCTCCCAATTCATCTTTGTCATCAATTAGTGCATATTCCCCACAAGATCAAAGTGAGTTGTGGAGTCCCGGATTCAGGAATAATTCATCGTTTGATGTACGGCTGGATAACCCATTCCTTGTTGAAGGACTAAAAGAATTTAGCGGACCTTACAGTACAATGGTCGAGGTTCCATGGATTTACAGAGATAGTCAGAAGTTGGGAGATGTCGAACACTTGCTACAAAATTTTAG GTCACTTGTCTGCCGGTTAGAAGATGTTGATCCAAGGAAGCTGACACATGAGGAGAAGCTGGCTTTCTGGATTAACATACATAATGTATTAGTGATGCAT GCATTTCTTGCTTATGGGATTCCACAGAACAATGTAAAGAGACTTTTTTTACTCTTGAAG GCTGCTTATAACATTGGAGGTCATACAATCAGTGCAGATACAATCCAGATTTCCATCCTCGGATGCCGGATGTCTCGTCCAGGACAG TGGCTTAGATTATTACTTCCATCAAAGTCGAAGTTTAAGACCGGAGATGAACGACAAGCATATGCAATTGAACATCCGGAACCCCTTTTGCATTTTGCACTCTGTTCAGGAAGCCATTCTGATCCCGCG GTTCGTGTCTACACACCAAAGAGAGTAATTCACGATCTTGAAGCTGCAAAAGAAGAGTATATTCGGGCTACTTTTGGTGTGCGTAAGGATCAGAAAATCCTACTTCCAAAGATTGTTGAAACATATACAAAAGATGCTGGTTTATGTCAGGTTGGTCTTATTGAAATGATTCAACAAACTTTGCCAGAATCTTTAAGGAAAAGTATTAAGAAATGTCGGCTAGGAAAATCGCGTAAGAGCATTGAATGGATTCCTCACAGTTTTACGTTTCGGTATCTGATATCTAAAGATCTGATAAGATAA
- the LOC126656380 gene encoding uncharacterized protein LOC126656380 isoform X4 has product MNLGVVIAKWTFSRSFPAKKRLEEDGIDCSADASHRIKLDMGQLKDSVKTNKKHSSKTVVQNSLKEEILQLETRLQDQFKVRHALENALGYRTSSNDNASDIPMPKPATELIKEIAVLELEVVYLEQYLLSLYRTAFDQQISSVSPSRNNERPKSPVTTPRVRRPDVPRLNITSKMENSSTQPACQSHENPWKETTGVGVEDKLVDSSVHRCHSTLSQRSAFPTRASPPEESFGRAVRACHSQPLSMMEYAQNASNIISLAEHLGTRISDHVPESPNKLSEDMIKCMSAIFCKLSDPPLTHNGLSSPNSSLSSISAYSPQDQSELWSPGFRNNSSFDVRLDNPFLVEGLKEFSGPYSTMVEVPWIYRDSQKLGDVEHLLQNFRSLVCRLEDVDPRKLTHEEKLAFWINIHNVLVMHAFLAYGIPQNNVKRLFLLLKAAYNIGGHTISADTIQISILGCRMSRPGQWLRLLLPSKSKFKTGDERQAYAIEHPEPLLHFALCSGSHSDPAVRVYTPKRVIHDLEAAKEEYIRATFGVRKDQKILLPKIVETYTKDAGLCQVGLIEMIQQTLPESLRKSIKKCRLGKSRKSIEWIPHSFTFRYLISKDLIR; this is encoded by the exons ATGAATCTTGGAGTAGTAATTGCTAAGTGGACCTTTAGTAGAAG CTTCCCTGCTAAGAAAAGACTTGAAGAAGATGGAATAGACTGTTCCGCTGATGCATCACACCGCATAAAGCTG GATATGGGCCAGTTAAAGGACTCTGTCAAAACCAATAAGAAACATTCTTCTAAGACTGTGGTTCAAAATTCTTTGAAGGAAGAG ATACTGCAGCTTGAGACACGCTTACAAGATCAGTTTAAGGTCCGTCATGCCCTCGAAAATGCACTGGGCTATAGGACTTCATCCAATGACAATGCATCTGATATACCAATGCCTAAG CCAGCTACAGAATTAATTAAGGAAATTGCGGTATTAGAGTTGGAAGTTGTATATTTGGAACAATATCTTCTCTCCTTGTACCGTACAGCTTTCGATCAACAAATATCATCAGTTTCTCCATCTAGAAATAATGAAAGACCAAAATCACCTGTAACAACCCCAAGAGTGAGGCGTCCAGATGTTCCCAGATTGAATATAACATCCAAGATGGAAAATTCATCGACGCAACCTGCTTGCCAGTCGCATGAAAATCCTTGGAAGGAAACGACAGGTGTTGGAGTAGAAGACAAGCTAGTAGATTCTAGTGTTCATCGTTGTCACTCTACTCTATCACAACGGTCAGCGTTTCCAACTAGAGCTTCTCCACCAGAGGAGTCTTTTGGAAGAGCTGTACGAGCCTGCCACTCACAGCCATTGTCCATGATGGAG TATGCTCAGAATGCATCGAACATCATCAGTCTGGCTGAGCATCTTGGAACACGCATTTCTGATCATGTTCCAGAGTCACCTAATAAGCTTTCTGAGGATATGATCAAATGCATGTCAGCAATATTTTGCAAACTTTCTGACCCACCTTTGACACATAATGGCCTTTCATCTCCCAATTCATCTTTGTCATCAATTAGTGCATATTCCCCACAAGATCAAAGTGAGTTGTGGAGTCCCGGATTCAGGAATAATTCATCGTTTGATGTACGGCTGGATAACCCATTCCTTGTTGAAGGACTAAAAGAATTTAGCGGACCTTACAGTACAATGGTCGAGGTTCCATGGATTTACAGAGATAGTCAGAAGTTGGGAGATGTCGAACACTTGCTACAAAATTTTAG GTCACTTGTCTGCCGGTTAGAAGATGTTGATCCAAGGAAGCTGACACATGAGGAGAAGCTGGCTTTCTGGATTAACATACATAATGTATTAGTGATGCAT GCATTTCTTGCTTATGGGATTCCACAGAACAATGTAAAGAGACTTTTTTTACTCTTGAAG GCTGCTTATAACATTGGAGGTCATACAATCAGTGCAGATACAATCCAGATTTCCATCCTCGGATGCCGGATGTCTCGTCCAGGACAG TGGCTTAGATTATTACTTCCATCAAAGTCGAAGTTTAAGACCGGAGATGAACGACAAGCATATGCAATTGAACATCCGGAACCCCTTTTGCATTTTGCACTCTGTTCAGGAAGCCATTCTGATCCCGCG GTTCGTGTCTACACACCAAAGAGAGTAATTCACGATCTTGAAGCTGCAAAAGAAGAGTATATTCGGGCTACTTTTGGTGTGCGTAAGGATCAGAAAATCCTACTTCCAAAGATTGTTGAAACATATACAAAAGATGCTGGTTTATGTCAGGTTGGTCTTATTGAAATGATTCAACAAACTTTGCCAGAATCTTTAAGGAAAAGTATTAAGAAATGTCGGCTAGGAAAATCGCGTAAGAGCATTGAATGGATTCCTCACAGTTTTACGTTTCGGTATCTGATATCTAAAGATCTGATAAGATAA
- the LOC126656007 gene encoding STS14 protein, whose product MASPLLPLLILVIFHGYTSLEAASQAPPSPPPQPPLSAAARDFLAAHNQARASVGVTPLKWSETLANATNKLVRYQRNKMGCQFANLTNSKYGGNQLWASGLGVTPLMAVDNWVQEKVYYNHSTNTCVPSHQCGVYTQVVWRKSLELGCAQGFCVKEQASLTVCFYNPPGNYVGESPY is encoded by the coding sequence atggCTTCTCCCTTGCTTCCTCTTCTAATACTAGTCATCTTCCATGGCTACACATCTCTTGAAGCAGCATCACAGGCACCACCATCGCCGCCGCCACAGCCGCCATTATCAGCTGCAGCAAGAGATTTCCTAGCTGCACACAACCAGGCCAGAGCTTCAGTTGGTGTCACTCCTCTAAAATGGAGTGAAACCCTAGCAAATGCAACCAACAAGCTAGTCAGATACCAAAGAAACAAAATGGGCTGCCAATTTGCCAACTTAACTAACAGCAAATATGGTGGAAACCAATTATGGGCCAGTGGCTTGGGTGTCACTCCACTGATGGCTGTTGATAATTGGGTTCAAGAAAAGGTTTATTATAATCATAGTACTAATACTTGTGTGCCAAGTCATCAGTGTGGTGTTTATACTCAAGTTGTGTGGAGAAAATCTTTGGAGTTGGGGTGTGCTCAAGGCTTTTGTGTTAAGGAACAAGCTAGTTTGACTGTTTGTTTTTATAATCCTCCTGGTAATTATGTAGGTGAGAGTCCTTATTAG
- the LOC126656071 gene encoding uncharacterized protein LOC126656071 yields MGICNSCESTHVATAKLILQDGRLQEFSYPVKVSYVLAKFPSYFICNADEMEFDDVLSAINDDESLQPGQLYFALPLNRLKYPLQPEEMAALAVKASSALMKSNGFNSVDKCGSRRKMGFSGDVKSSRRVASSTAAGSGSGGGPRRGGSRKFTAMLSAIPE; encoded by the coding sequence ATGGGTATTTGTAATTCCTGCGAGTCAACCCACGTCGCCACCGCAAAACTAATTCTACAAGACGGACGGCTTCAAGAATTTTCGTACCCCGTTAAAGTCTCGTACGTTCTTGCAAAATTTCCGTCGTATTTTATTTGTAACGCCGATGAAATGGAGTTTGACGACGTTCTTTCCGCTATAAACGACGACGAATCGCTTCAACCCGGTCAGCTTTACTTTGCTTTGCCGTTAAACCGGTTAAAATATCCGTTGCAGCCGGAGGAAATGGCGGCATTGGCCGTTAAAGCTAGCTCTGCTTTGATGAAAAGTAACGGTTTTAATAGTGTTGATAAATGTGGGTCTCGCCGGAAAATGGGGTTTTCCGGTGATGTGAAGTCGAGTAGAAGAGTTGCTTCATCTACCGCCGCTGGTTCCGGCAGTGGTGGTGGGCCGAGGAGAGGCGGGAGTAGAAAGTTTACAGCTATGTTGAGTGCAATTCCGGAGTAG